The genomic stretch CTTCAAATCGTCCAGAAACAGGAAGCTACTCCGCTAATGCTGGAACTTATTATCTTAAGGTATCACGATATAGTGGTAGAGGCTGGTATGAACTTACCGTGACCTTCCCTGAAGACAGCTCAGGTGGTGGCTCAGGCAATGACTGCGACTACGGTGCTCGCCCGAGTAAACCATCATCTTTAGAAGCAAGCGTACTGGGTTCAACAAATGACGCTTGTGCCAATCTAACCGCAGATAATGGTGCGGTTTTATTGATGGGTGGTGGTGCCGATGTGGATGAAGCTTTCGCAAATCGTGTCAGTCCACATATTGGTACTAATAAAGACGTTGTCGTACTCAGAACCTCAGGCACCGATGCATACAATGATTATTTATCTGGACTTATGTCTGCAGATTCGGTGGAAACACTGATTATTGACAGTCGATCAAAAGCGGATAGTGATTATGTCGACTGGGTTATTCGTAGTGCTGAGTTTATTTTTATTGCTGGTGGCGATCAATCTGATTACCTCAATCAATGGCAAGGAACCAAGGTGCAGAATGCGGTACAGCATGTGCTTGATAAAGGCGGTGTTATTGGTGGTACCTCGGCTGGTATGGCACTAATGGCGTCTAGCATTTACGACCCTGACGGTGTGTTAGGTGCTATATCTGAAGAAGTGGTTACCGATTTCTGCCATAACACATTGAACTTTAGCAATGCGTTTGTCGATATCCCATTTTTGAGCAAGAGCTTAACTGATACGCATTTCTACGAGCGTAATCGTATGGGGCGTGCAGTGGTATCCTTGGGGCATCACAGTAAGTCTCA from Pseudomonadales bacterium encodes the following:
- a CDS encoding Type 1 glutamine amidotransferase-like domain-containing protein, with amino-acid sequence MTKSKYLQAASLAFICSMALPAQACLTSESGSNDTESNASTGLCSNTSIDGNLNKNDTIDWFAFDVSEAGTIDISLNHHRRDDYDWDLYKESGSAVASGASSNRPETGSYSANAGTYYLKVSRYSGRGWYELTVTFPEDSSGGGSGNDCDYGARPSKPSSLEASVLGSTNDACANLTADNGAVLLMGGGADVDEAFANRVSPHIGTNKDVVVLRTSGTDAYNDYLSGLMSADSVETLIIDSRSKADSDYVDWVIRSAEFIFIAGGDQSDYLNQWQGTKVQNAVQHVLDKGGVIGGTSAGMALMASSIYDPDGVLGAISEEVVTDFCHNTLNFSNAFVDIPFLSKSLTDTHFYERNRMGRAVVSLGHHSKSHYMIAASEGTSLFVNSNGVGVVDGAYEVYVIREQANTNRTQLTCGSPVIYDNILRTKLVSGDTYNFNTQSHTGSNLTFDIDGRNTSFYAPSSVY